AAATCCAGCCTCCAGTTGCAGTTCCGGATGCTGCCTGATAAAAGCAAAAGCACGTTCCACGCCCATTAAGATCAGGGCATTGTCAAAGCCATCAGCAGTGATCGCATTTGTAGCCACAACAGTTACACTGATAATATTATTGTGAATCGCCTGGCCGCTTCGCGGATCTATCGTGTGGGCAAAGCGCTTGCCTCCTGAATCAAAAAATCGGCGGTAATTGCCGCTGGTGGTAACTGCCCGATTGGCTAAGGGAATGATGTGCTGGCTTTCGCCTTCAATGCCTACTGTCCAATATTGCTGGTGTGCATTTTGACCTTTGGCACACAGTTCCCCTCCTACGTCTACCAGGTAATCGTGAATACCTTTGCTGTCCAGAAAACGACCGATAACATCGCTTGTATAGCCCTGTGCAATGCCATTACAATCGATGCTTACACCAGGTTTTGTACGGGATAAATCCCTGCCTTTTATTACCAGGTATTTAGTGCCTACATGGGTCAGCACCTTCTTAATTGCAGCGGGAGATGGGATCTTTCTTTCTGCAGGTGGATGCACACCAAAGCCCCAGACATCGACCAGTGGTTTTACGGTGATATCGAATGCGCCTTGCGTGATTTTACTGATTTCAACCGATTTTGAAATGACGGCCTGCATATGTGCATCCATTTGTACATGCCCCTTTTCGTTGAACTGATTGATCAGGGAATTGGGTTTGTACAATGACAGGGATTGATCAATGCCGGCAAAAATGGAATCGATGGCTGACTGCAGGGAAGCAGTATCTGCAGAGATATATTTGATGACATAGTAAGTACCCTGCGCCTTTCCTTCCAGCACGGTTTGTGAGAATGCAGAGAAAGGGAGGAATAATAACAATAATAAAAAACGCATATCAATGAAAAGCATCGAGTCCGGTGATATCCTGACCGGTAATTAGTAAGTGAATTTCGTGGGTACCTTCGTAAGTGATCACGCTTTCCAGGTTCATCATGTGGCGCATGACAGGGAACTCACCGGTGATACCCATACCTCCCAGGATCTGACGGGCATCACGGGCTATTTGCGTAGCGATCGCACAGGAATTGCGTTTGGCCATAGAGATCTGCGCCGGGGTGGCCTTACCTTCATTTTTCAGCACGCCTAAGCGCCAGTTCATGAGCTGTGCTTTGGTAATTTCGGTGATCATTTCTGCCAGCTTCTTTTGTGTAAGCTGGAAGCCCCCGATAGGCCGCCCGAATTGCTCCCTTTCTTTGGCGTAGCGCAAGGCAGTATCGTAGCAATCCATGGCAGCACCAACCACTCCCCAGGCAATGCCGTAACGGGCAGAAGAAAGGCAGCTTAAAGGCCCTTTCAGTCCTTTGGCTAATGGCAATATGTTTTCTTTGGGAACCCTGACATTGTCAAAAACGAGTTCGCCGGTGGCGCTGCCGCGGAGACTCCATTTTCCTTTGGTTTCAGGAGTGGTGAAACCCTCCATACCTCTTTCCACGATGATACCCCTGATGATCCCCGCTTCATCTTTGGCCCAGACTACGGCAACCTGTGCAAAGGGTGCATTGGAGATCCACATTTTTGCACCATTCAGGATTACATAGTCGCCGTCTTCTTTGAAATGGGTGACCATACCGGAGGGATTGGAACCAAAATCAGGTTCGGTGAGGCCGAAGCAACCCATCCATTCGCCACTGGCGAGTTTTGGCAGGTATTTCTTCTTTTGTGCCTCACTGCCAAAGGTGTAGATGGGGAACATGACAAGAGAGCCTTGTACAGAGGCGGTGGAGCGAACACCGCTGTCACCTCTTTCGAGTTCCTGCATCATGAGACCATAGGCTATGTAGTCCATGCCGCCACCGCCGTATTCCTGGGGGATAGTAGGACCAAAGCAACCGAGTTCACCGAGGCCAGGAATGATCTGGGAAGGGAAGGTCGCTTGCTGGCAGGCGTCTTCGATAATGGGAGAGATTTCTTTTTTCACCCATTGTCTGACAGCGTCGCGCACCATAAGGTGTTCGGGGCTGAGAAGGTCGTCTATCTGGAAGTAGTCGGGGGATTGAAACAAGTCTTTCAGCATGTGGAACAGGTTAGATCAAGAATCAATTTAAAGAAAAATGTGGAAATAGCCCGAAAAATCGGGTCCGTCTTCGGCAGGTCTGATTTGTTGCGGGGGCGCATAAAAAAACACCGCTTAAAGGCGGTGTTTTTTTATGCTTGTTTGAATAAAATAATCCGGGAATATTGTACTTATTACCTGGCAGCCGGTGCTACATCCAGGTATTCTGCCATTTCCTGTTGCAAAGCCTGTGCAGCTATGCGGGCATCCTGCGCAAAATCTTCACCATTTCCTGCATAAATGATAGAGCGGCTGGCGTTTACCAGCAGACCACAATCTTTATTCATTGCAACTGCAGAAATCTCCTGCAGGTTGCCACCCTGTGCACCTACACCAGGCACCAGGAAGAAATGGTCAGGTACTAACTGACGGATATATGCCAGCTGTGCGCTCTGGGTAGCTCCAATCACGAACATCATATTGTCCGGCGTACCCCAGCTCATACCAGCTTTCAGCACTTTCTCGTACAGCATTTCATCTCCGCTTGGTGTAAGCTGGAAATCCTGGCTGCCTTCATTAGAGGTAAGGCCCAGCATAATGGTCCATTTCTCATGGAAAGAGAGGAAAGGCTGTACACTGTCGCGACCCATATAAGGGGCTACAGTTACGGCGTCGAAATTATATGTCTCAAAGAATGTCCTGGCATATTGTGTAGAGGTATTCCCTATATCTCCGCGTTTGGCATCGGCGATGGTAAAGTGGGTGGTAGGAATGTATTCAACGGTGCGTTGCAGCGATTCCCAGCCGCGGATACCCATACATTCATAAAAGGCAGTATTGATCTTGTAAGACACGCAAAGATCCTTAGTGGCATCGATAATTGCCTTGTTGAAAGCAAATACCGGGTCTGCATGTGACAGCAGGTGACGGGGAATCTTCGTAATGTCTGTGTCTAAGCCAACACAGAGATAAGATTGCCTCTCCCTGATCAGATTCACCAATTCGTGTCGGTTCATATAAATACTTATTTGGGGCGCAAAGTTAAGTAAAACTTATTCAATGCGGGTGTGATGAGTGATATTATACAATTTTATTATGACTGCATGGCAGTGAAATCTTCCCTATCGTAAAAGTTAAAGTTCTGGTAAATTTTTTAAAAAATGAAATGAACATTTAATGGTTGGAAGATGATTTTGAAATTAATTATTACAGCCGTCAGCCCATTTAGGATCTCATTAGGCAAGGGCTGGAGATCTGTTTGATTTTTAAGAATGCAAATGAAATGAGTACTGATACTGGCTGGGTATAAGTAGAATATAGCTAAGCTTTTAGACAAACAGTTCTCCAATACATCATAAATAGGTCACGATAAGGTCACTTCAATATCCGGGGATATTGAAGTGACGAACTAGTGGCGAAGAAATAATGAAGAAATGATAAACATAGCGCGAAGACGGAGTGAAGACAGACCGACGATTGATAGAACACAAATTGAAGACGGAGCCAACACAGAACGAAGATGGAGCGAACACAGACCCACGATGGATAGAACACAGATCGAAAATGGAGCCAACACAGACCAAACCCAGATCACCGATAGCCTGAAAAAAAGAAGTATTTCCCCTACCGTTTATCAATTAGATTTTTGTATTTCTAATAAATGTTCCTAACTTTTCCCTCCACGTTATATGAAAAGACATATGAAAAACTCCCCCGCCTGGCTATTATGCCTTTTTTTATTCATTTGTTTGCAATCGGTTGCACAAACCCGGCTGCCCACCCTCGGTGTCACCACCACCTACAGAAATGATTCCCTTTTACATGCCGCCGGATTTGACTATATTGAAGGTAGCGTAGGCAAACTCCTCTCTCCCGATATCCCGGAAGACAGCTTCCTGGTTTTCCTCAGAGATCAGCAAAAAATGCATTGCATTTTCAATACCTGCAATGGCTTCATCCCCGCCGAAATACCCATCGTAGGGCCTAAAGCCGATGAACAAAAAATTCTGACTTATGTAGATAAAGTCATGCAGCGGGCCAAAAAGGCCGGTGTAAAGACGATCGTACTCGGTAGCGGCAATGCCCGCAAACTGCCAGAAGGCTGGACCCCTGAAAAGGAAAATCCACACTTCGTGAGCATCTGCCGGAAAATAGCCGAAACTGCCGCTAAGTATAATGTAGTCATCGCCATCGAAAACCTGAACAGTACCGAAACGAATTATATCAATACCCTGGCAGATGCAAATGCCATCGTCAACGCGGTAAATCACCCGAATTTTAAACTCACGGCAGATATTTACCACATGCTGAAGGAAAATGAACCTGCTGCGAATATTGTGAAAGCTAAAAAGAACCTGGTCCACTGCCATATTGCGGAGCGAGAAAAACGGACTGCACCCGGTGTAGCCGGCGATGAAGTGAGACCCTATATTGCAGCCCTGGCAAATATTCATTACAATGGCGGTATCTCTGTAGAAAGCCGCTGGGATCCAATGGATGTACAGGCTGCGCCGGCACAAAAATATTTACGTCAACTCATCCTAGAACTATATCATTAAAAATTAAAATTCCAATGAAATCACGTCGTGAATTCCTGAAACAATCCCTGCTGGCAGGTGCAGGCGTTTCTATCACTGCTATGGGCATGCCAGCCAGTAGTTATGCCCGCATTATGGGAGCCAATGACAGGGTAAATATAGGATTGGTCGGATTTTCCGATCGTGCACGCCAAACCCTGCTACCCTGCTTCTTTAACAACAATAAAGAACTGAATTTTGATATCATCGCAGTATCCGATATATGGAAAAGGCGCAGGGAAGAAGGCCAGGCCTTTATCTCTAAAAAAGCAGGACATGATATCCAGGCTTGTGTAAATAATGATGAACTGTATAAGATCAGGGACCTGGATGCTGTAATCATTGCTACAGCGGACTTCCAGCATGCCTACCATACTATTGAAGCGGTCAGTCAGAAGAAAGATGTGTACTGTGAAAAACCATTTGCAGAAACCATGGACGATGCC
This window of the Chitinophaga sancti genome carries:
- a CDS encoding sugar phosphate isomerase/epimerase family protein; translation: MQSVAQTRLPTLGVTTTYRNDSLLHAAGFDYIEGSVGKLLSPDIPEDSFLVFLRDQQKMHCIFNTCNGFIPAEIPIVGPKADEQKILTYVDKVMQRAKKAGVKTIVLGSGNARKLPEGWTPEKENPHFVSICRKIAETAAKYNVVIAIENLNSTETNYINTLADANAIVNAVNHPNFKLTADIYHMLKENEPAANIVKAKKNLVHCHIAEREKRTAPGVAGDEVRPYIAALANIHYNGGISVESRWDPMDVQAAPAQKYLRQLILELYH
- a CDS encoding acyl-CoA dehydrogenase family protein produces the protein MLKDLFQSPDYFQIDDLLSPEHLMVRDAVRQWVKKEISPIIEDACQQATFPSQIIPGLGELGCFGPTIPQEYGGGGMDYIAYGLMMQELERGDSGVRSTASVQGSLVMFPIYTFGSEAQKKKYLPKLASGEWMGCFGLTEPDFGSNPSGMVTHFKEDGDYVILNGAKMWISNAPFAQVAVVWAKDEAGIIRGIIVERGMEGFTTPETKGKWSLRGSATGELVFDNVRVPKENILPLAKGLKGPLSCLSSARYGIAWGVVGAAMDCYDTALRYAKEREQFGRPIGGFQLTQKKLAEMITEITKAQLMNWRLGVLKNEGKATPAQISMAKRNSCAIATQIARDARQILGGMGITGEFPVMRHMMNLESVITYEGTHEIHLLITGQDITGLDAFH
- the pyrF gene encoding orotidine-5'-phosphate decarboxylase, with the protein product MNRHELVNLIRERQSYLCVGLDTDITKIPRHLLSHADPVFAFNKAIIDATKDLCVSYKINTAFYECMGIRGWESLQRTVEYIPTTHFTIADAKRGDIGNTSTQYARTFFETYNFDAVTVAPYMGRDSVQPFLSFHEKWTIMLGLTSNEGSQDFQLTPSGDEMLYEKVLKAGMSWGTPDNMMFVIGATQSAQLAYIRQLVPDHFFLVPGVGAQGGNLQEISAVAMNKDCGLLVNASRSIIYAGNGEDFAQDARIAAQALQQEMAEYLDVAPAAR
- a CDS encoding FAD:protein FMN transferase; the encoded protein is MRFLLLLLFLPFSAFSQTVLEGKAQGTYYVIKYISADTASLQSAIDSIFAGIDQSLSLYKPNSLINQFNEKGHVQMDAHMQAVISKSVEISKITQGAFDITVKPLVDVWGFGVHPPAERKIPSPAAIKKVLTHVGTKYLVIKGRDLSRTKPGVSIDCNGIAQGYTSDVIGRFLDSKGIHDYLVDVGGELCAKGQNAHQQYWTVGIEGESQHIIPLANRAVTTSGNYRRFFDSGGKRFAHTIDPRSGQAIHNNIISVTVVATNAITADGFDNALILMGVERAFAFIRQHPELQLEAGFIYKDAKGEIQEAFSPGFPK